The Lactuca sativa cultivar Salinas chromosome 2, Lsat_Salinas_v11, whole genome shotgun sequence genome includes a window with the following:
- the LOC111917346 gene encoding uncharacterized protein LOC111917346: MPRYAKFLKELLTNSRKMEDVKEVVLNENCSAAMLNKLPKKKGDPGSLTLPCQFGNLATIHALADSGASVNLMPYLFFKKLDLLEPRPIHMAIHLANKTVTFPRGIRENLLVKLNKFVFPADFIILDMEADPQVPIIVGRSFLNTASAIVHMRDSKLTLRVRDDSVTFGVDQAMKHARNSDHMAFSIDMFDELMEECDNEDPNKSTIRDEELDAEKYLLEIERMLEEVEYEELVKKSEKATRRDAKPRLIRWVLLLQEFDIDIRDKKGMKNIAADHLSRLENLQLQEDKVGDDFPDEYIMVTMREEPWFADIANYLASKLVYGKQCHLLVEIEHKAFWALKMCNFNIAELKNNRLMQMNALEELRNEAYTSSLIYRERTKSWHDKRIKGNKEFHEGQKVLLFNSRLKLFPGKLKLRWDGPSLVKKVFPHGAIELVSKDGTPFKVNGHRVKRYEEGVPRNEDIEEGLLLEGMAET; this comes from the exons ATGCCAAGATATGCAAAATTCCTTAAGGAGCTTCTAACCAATAGCAGGAAGATGGAGGATGTGAAAGAAGTAGTTCTTAATGAAAATTGCTCAGCTGCCATGTTAAACAAATTACCAAAGAAGAAAGGTGACCCGGGAAGCTTGACTTTgccttgccaatttggcaacttggcTACCATTCATGCTTTGGCTGATTCGGGAGCAAGTGTGAACCTCATGCCTTATTTATTCTTCAAGAAGTTGGATCTCCTGGAACCAAGGCCAATTCATATGGCAATTCACTTAGCAAATAAAACAGTCACATTTCCAAGAGGAATACGTGAAAACTTATTGGTCAAGCTAAACAAGTTTGTGTTTCCCGCAGACTTTATAATTCTAGACATGGAAGCGGATCCTCAAGTCCCGATTATCGTTGGAAGATCTTTCCTCAACACGGCCAGTGCTATAGTGCACATGAGAGACTCGAAGCTTACTTTACGGGTAAGAGATGATTCAGTCACTTTCGGGGTTGATCAAGCTATGAAGCATGCGAGGAATAGTGATCACATGGCATTCTCGATTGACATGTTTGATGAATTAATGGAGGAATGTGATAACGAAGATCCCAACAAGTCAACCATCCGTGATGAAGAATTGGATGCTGAAAAATACTTACTAGAAATCGAGAGGATGCTGGAAGAAGTTGAGTATGAAGAATTAGTGAAGAAATCTGAaaaagctactcggcga gatgccaagccaagatTGATACGTTGGGTTCTACTTCTTCAAGAGTTTGACATCGATATACGCGATAAGAAGGGAATGAAGAATATAGCAGCCGACCACTTATCAAGGCTAGAAAACCTGCAATTGCAAGAAGATAAAGTTGGAGATGACTTTCCGGACGAGTACATTATGGTGACCATGAGAGAAGAGCCATGGTTCGCGGATATAGCTAATTACTTAGCTAGCAA gctagtttatggaaagcaatgtCATTTACTGGTGGAAATCGAGCATAAAGCTTTTTGGGCTTTAAAAATGTGCAACTTCAACATAGCAGAGCTCAAGAACAACCGGTTGatgcaaatgaatgctcttgagGAACTTAGAAATGAGGCTTATACTAGCTCTTTAATTTATAGAGAGAGAACCAAGAGTTGGCATGACAAGAGGATCAAGGGTAATAAAGAGTTTCATGAAGGTCAAAAGGTATTGCTTTTTAATTCAAGACTAAAACTCTTCCCAGGAAAACTCAAATTAAGATGGGACGGTCCTTCTCTAGTGAAGAAGGTGTTTCCACATGGAGCTATAGAGTTAGTATCAAAAGATGGTACCCCTTTCAAGGTTAATGGACATAGAGTGAAAAGATACGAAGAAGGAGTCCCAAGAAATGAAGACATAGAAGAAGGGCTGCTTCTGGAGGGAATGGCAGAAACGTAG